One Streptomyces lincolnensis genomic region harbors:
- a CDS encoding 3-deoxy-7-phosphoheptulonate synthase, whose protein sequence is MPTEAKPDSRIEQVTPERIGGQCRTHLASTPTELLSALPLTVAAERSVNAGRGMTRRVLSGDDDRLLVVVGPCSVHDVDAGLAYAKSLAELAADLADDLAVVMRVYVEKPRTTVGWTGLLTDPALDGRPDLNLGLRTARTLMLEVAELGLPIATEWLSPAAPPYLADLVSWGAIGARTVESQVHRQLASGLPMPVGMKNGSNGSVTVAVDAIRSAAAPHAYLGIASDGRPVTLRTSGNPDCHVVLRGASGRPNYRAEDVRETARLLKASALPTGLVIDASHGNSGKDHDRQALVAREIGAQVATGDMDIRGVMLEGFLIPGRQELGLAEPVFGQSVTDACMGWEATVDVLRDLAAATRERRAATATAR, encoded by the coding sequence ATGCCGACCGAAGCAAAACCCGATTCCCGGATCGAACAGGTGACGCCGGAGCGCATCGGTGGGCAGTGCCGTACGCACCTGGCGAGCACCCCCACGGAGCTCCTGAGCGCGCTTCCCCTGACCGTGGCCGCGGAGCGTTCGGTGAACGCCGGCCGTGGGATGACCCGCCGTGTGCTGAGCGGTGACGACGACCGCCTGCTCGTCGTGGTCGGCCCGTGCTCGGTCCACGACGTGGACGCCGGTCTCGCGTACGCGAAGTCCCTGGCCGAACTGGCCGCCGACCTCGCCGACGACCTGGCGGTGGTCATGCGGGTGTACGTCGAGAAGCCCCGCACCACGGTCGGCTGGACCGGGCTGCTCACCGACCCGGCTCTGGACGGCAGGCCGGATCTCAATCTGGGGCTGCGAACGGCCCGGACGTTGATGCTGGAGGTCGCCGAACTGGGGCTGCCCATCGCGACGGAGTGGCTGAGCCCGGCGGCTCCGCCGTATCTGGCCGACCTGGTCTCCTGGGGCGCCATCGGCGCACGGACCGTGGAGAGCCAGGTGCACCGCCAGCTGGCGAGCGGTCTGCCCATGCCCGTGGGCATGAAGAACGGCAGCAACGGCTCGGTGACCGTCGCCGTCGACGCCATCCGGTCCGCGGCCGCCCCTCACGCCTACCTCGGCATCGCCTCGGACGGCAGGCCGGTCACCCTGCGCACCAGCGGGAACCCCGACTGCCACGTGGTGCTCCGGGGCGCGTCGGGCCGGCCCAACTACCGTGCCGAGGACGTGCGCGAGACGGCGCGCCTGCTGAAGGCGTCCGCACTGCCGACTGGCCTGGTCATCGACGCCAGCCACGGCAACAGCGGCAAGGACCACGACCGCCAGGCCCTGGTCGCCCGGGAGATAGGGGCCCAGGTCGCGACCGGCGACATGGACATCCGCGGCGTCATGCTGGAGGGCTTCCTCATCCCCGGGCGTCAGGAACTCGGCCTCGCCGAGCCCGTGTTCGGCCAGAGCGTCACCGACGCCTGCATGGGCTGGGAGGCCACCGTCGACGTGCTGCGGGACCTCGCGGCCGCGACCCGCGAGCGCCGCGCCGCGACGGCCACCGCCCGCTGA